The Podarcis raffonei isolate rPodRaf1 chromosome 2, rPodRaf1.pri, whole genome shotgun sequence genome window below encodes:
- the SUOX gene encoding sulfite oxidase, mitochondrial, which translates to MLLSKPSRNGFCILHRTHWLREMPWRSHPPACMAWTTSRNHGTWNDAGSTRRRVMVAAGAGLGLGTILAYGDHRRRAAELETPAPAAGPPFPVFTRKEVARHNSEASRVWVTYGSDVFDITDFVEVHPGGKSKILLAAGGALEPFWALYAMHKQEHVLEILRGYKVGELSPEEPPQPSPGDPYAEDPQRHPALRINTLKPFNAETPPELIAENYLTPNALFFKRNHFPVPVVDPATYRLQVQSSGGRTMSLSLQDLKRRFPKHEVTATLQCAGNRRAEMNAIKNTNRLGWGVGAISNARWGGALLRDVLAEAGYKPGDKGHVCFEGLDKDQSGTVYGASIPFKKAMSPDGDVLLAYEMNGEELPRDNGFPLRVIAPGIVGARNVKWLARITVGPEESQSHWQQKDYKGFSPSVTWDNVDFSSAPAIQDMPVQSAITEPGPGACVCPGELTVKGYAWSGGGRRVIRVDVSLDGGKSWHMAKLTGKEQLPGRAWAWQVWQLDACVPEGTKELDIVCKAVDASYNDQPNTVAPIWNILGVLNSAWHRVHVIVGEE; encoded by the exons ATGCTGCTGTCCAAACCCAGCAGGAATGGCTTCTGCATCCTTCACAGAACACACTG GTTGAGAGAGATGCCTTGGAGGTCCCACCCTCCAGCCTGCATGGCTTGGACAACCTCCCGCAACCATGGCACTTGGAACGATGCTGGCAGCACAAGGCGCAGGGTCATGGTAGCAGCAGGGGCCGGGCTGGGCCTAGGCACCATCTTAGCTTATGGAGATCACCGTCGGCGG GCAGCTGAGCTGGAGACCCCAGCGCCCGCAGCTGGACCCCCATTTCCGGTCTTTACCCGGAAGGAGGTGGCTCGCCACAACAGCGAAGCGAGTCGGGTGTGGGTGACCTACGGCAGCGACGTTTTTGACATCACAGACTTCGTAGAGGTGCATCCTGGAGGCAAAAGTAAGATCCTCCTGGCGGCAGGGGGCGCTCTGGAACCGTTCTGGGCCCTCTACGCCATGCACAAGCAGGAACACGTGCTGGAGATCCTCCGCGGGTACAAAGTGGGGGAGCTGAGCCCCGAGGAGCCTCCGCAGCCAAGCCCGGGAGACCCATACGCCGAGGATCCCCAGCGGCACCCCGCCCTGCGGATCAACACCTTGAAGCCCTTCAATGCAGAGACCCCCCCGGAGCTGATTGCTGAGAACTACCTGACTCCCAACGCGCTCTTCTTCAAGCGTAACCACTTCCCCGTGCCCGTGGTGGACCCGGCCACCTACCGGCTGCAAGTACAGAGTTCCGGCGGGCGGACGATGTCCCTATCCCTGCAGGACCTGAAGAGGAGGTTCCCCAAGCACGAGGTGACCGCTACCCTGCAGTGCGCCGGTAATCGCCGGGCCGAGATGAACGCCATCAAGAACACCAACCGGCTGGGCTGGGGCGTTGGGGCCATAAGTAACGCGCGCTGGGGTGGGGCCCTGCTTCGGGATGTCCTGGCAGAAGCCGGGTACAAACCCGGCGACAAGGGGCACGTCTGTTTTGAGGGACTGGACAAGGATCAGAGCGGCACCGTTTACGGGGCCTCCATCCCTTTCAAGAAGGCCATGAGTCCTGACGGGGACGTCCTCTTGGCTTATGAGATGAACGGGGAGGAGCTGCCCCGGGACAACGGCTTCCCCCTCCGAGTCATTGCGCCGGGGATAGTCGGCGCTCGTAACGTCAAGTGGCTGGCCCGGATCACGGTGGGCCCGGAGGAAAGCCAGAGCCACTGGCAGCAGAAGGACTACAAAGGATTCTCCCCTTCCGTGACATGGGACAACGTGGACTTCTCCAGCGCCCCTGCCATCCAAGATATGCCCGTGCAGTCGGCAATCACCGAGCCAGGCCCGGGTGCCTGCGTCTGCCCCGGGGAGCTCACGGTGAAGGGCTACGCTTGGAGCGGAGGGGGGCGAAGGGTGATCCGCGTTGATGTTTCGCTGGATGGTGGGAAGAGCTGGCACATGGCCAAGCTCACCGGGAAGGAGCAGCTGCCTGGTCGAGCCTGGGCGTGGCAGGTGTGGCAGCTGGACGCCTGCGTGCCCGAAGGCACCAAAGAGCTGGACATTGTCTGCAAGGCTGTGGATGCCAGCTACAACGACCAGCCCAACACAGTGGCGCCCATCTGGAACATTTTGGGAGTGCTCAACAGCGCATGGCATCGGGTCCACGTCATCGTGGGTGAGGAGTAA